The nucleotide sequence GGTTCCCCCAGGCGGGTGACAAGACCCAGCGCCCAGGCTGATGCGAATCCGTAGCAGCCTTTCATTTTCTCGGCGCGCTCCACGATGATGGGCCGGCCGGCGAAGGTCCGGGCCAGGGCGTCCAGTTCACGGAACAGCGACGGGGTTAGGTAGGTGAAGCGGCTCATGACCGCACCTCCCCCGTTGTCCCTTCGACGACTGCCGGCGGCTCCATGGGCGTGGTCAGCTTTTTGGACAGTTCGGCCAGTTCCATAGCCTCTTGCATGAGCAGCGTAGCACCGAGTTTGGCGACCTGGGCCAGATTGCTTGCCGTGGGCTGGAAGGCTTCCACCATGGCGGTCAGCAGTTCGTGCCATTGGGCCATGCCGGCGGTTACGGCGTTGATCTTGGCGAGAAGTTCGGTCCGAGGCGTGGGGTTGCCAGCAGGGGGCTCACAGCGGTTGTGCTTACGCATGACACACCTCCACGGAGCTCGGCAGGATGGGCAGAATGGGCGCGCAGGGTTCCACGGGCAGCGCGGCCGGGCCATCGCCGAAGAACGGGCGAGAATGGCCGCAGGCAGCTTTTAGGAGCGCCCAGGCGTGGACGGCGGCGAGGTCGTGGGGTTGGGATTGAACGCGGACGCAAGAAAAGATAACTGGACGGTCAGCCATGATTCACCTCCAACTAAGGTGAGTTGCGGTTAGGCCCTGGTGGGATGCGCCAACATCCTGCCGGGGCTGTTTTTTACTCCGTGGTCTGCTTGGCCTTTGCCTCCTTCCATCTGGTGGTCAGGCCGGTTTGCTGGTGCTCCCGATGATAGCGTTCCAGTTCTCCCGGTTCGATGAACCAATCACGGCCTAACTTGGTGGCCTTAATCCGGCCAGCCCGGATTTGTTGGCGGACAGTTTCTGGGCGAATCCCTAAAACACCCGCCGCTTGCTGTGTGGTCATCATAAGCCGCGATTATCGCCTCTTTAGGCGACAGTCAAGCCAAAATATGTACGCACCGCAAAAATATCCGAAACAATGCGTGACTCACTTTACGGAACACCGGCAATGGCGATATTAGATAGACGTTCTCTAGTTCCTGCACGTGTGCTGTCATAGGCTATGTCGTGCTCTATTTCTGACGGGGAGGGAGAAATGAGCTTTACAGATTCGTTTCTTATTAATCTCGGAAGGAATTTCACGAATAAGGCTAGCAGTGGGAAAGAGTCTGTCCAGGCAATCATTGTTATAGTTTGCATAATATATCTAGCGTACCGTGTTATTCGCAGGTATCGCATAAAAAAGAATCAGAAAATTCTATCAAGTAAAAAATAGGCTCTCCGAGGGAACGCCTCCGTGCTGATGAATCGTAAGCATCCTTCGCAGCACCAACGATATCGTGGTTTAAAGGAGTATCTGGAAGATGCAACACCCCTGGTCGTAAAGAGGTGTGAAACAGAGGAAGAATTGCTTCTTTTGGAAGAAAGTATCCATGGTGTAACCCTTGGTGATTTATAGGAATGGATTGGCCACTACCAATCAAAGAGAACTCCCGGGCTACATCAGGATTAAGAATAGATTGATTGTCATCCAATCCCGATTCCCTGGCCTCGTGCGCTTCGGGGGACATGGTGGCAATCTTGTGGGCTCGACGGACCACGCGTTCGTCTACCCCAAGTTCTTTGGCTGTTTTGCGGAACCCTTGTTCTTTTGGCTGCTCTCCCCCATCGGGTGCGGCAACTTGCCGCACCTTCTCACGCGTCAATTCCCGCCACTCCTCGATGAGCTTGCTACGCTCGACGTTGGACAATTCCGCCCGGTGCAGATTCTCGCTGATCTCCCACAGGCGGCAGGCCATTGACCGCCCCCCTGAACCGAGATTATCTTTGTGTCGCCATCCTCGACGCCAGAAATTTCCCGTATGCTGGACTGCGCTTGATGGAGAGAGGCGGGGCCTCCCGAGGATGGTTTTGAAAGAGGGTGTCCATGCGAATGGATGCCCTTTTTTCTGTCATGCTCCCGCAGGGGGCCGCATTAGCGTCAATTCTGGCCACATTTTCACCTTACACGATAGAAGCATCATGCAGCGAGGGAAAATCGCTCCATTGACTTAATATAGCCTTCTCGCGCCTGCCGTGCGATTTGAGGGTATCACGGCAACGAAAAGGGCCAGGTTTCCCCGGCCCCGTGGCTCTCGCTGATCTTTCCCGCCTCAGTACAAATCGATCTCGCGCGGCACGTCCATCAACCCGGTCTTGAAGCTGGCGGCAAGCGGTCCACTTGGGTTCGCCACGGCCTCCCAGAAGGATCGATAGGGCTTGCTGGCCAGGGCCTTAATAACGGTCGGGCTGGTCGTGACCTTGGCCGCCGCCCACGGACCGATGGTGGTGCTCAGGAGCCCGGGAAAACCCCCGCCGGCATAACCTGCGCCGCCCTGCGCCAGGAACCGGAACGCGTCCTTGACGGCCTGGATGCCCTCCAAGGTCGGAGCGGTGCGGGAGGTGTTGTAAAACGTGCCGGCATTCTTCAGTCCCTCGGCCGCCGTTTCGATGGCTCCCAGGGTGTTGGCCGCATCGTAGGGATCGGGAAGCCCGCTCAGGAACGCCGCCTTGGCTTCGTCGGACATCCCCTTGTTGGAGCCCGAAAAGTTCGTCAAAAACGACGACGGCGAGAACTCCCCTTGCCTGGTTCCCGCCCCCTGGCCGAGACGATCCACGAGCCCGGCGGCGATGTCGTTGAAGGCTTTCTGACCGAGCACGTCCCGGGCGGCGTCGAGACTTTCCCCGGGAACCTGGCTGTTGGTGAAGTACGTGCCGATGGATGCAGGCTGGCGATTGCGCAGGAGCTTTTCAAAGGCGTCTCGGCCCGTCTTCTCCACCGAATACCAGTCCTTGAAGCCGGTCCAGGCATTCCCCTGCCCGGCAGCAGAGGCGGCGGCATCCAGGTCGGACGACAAGAGCCCGTTGACCTGCTTGAGAATCCCCCGGTCGATATTATCCGTGGTGGCCGTGGCCGAGGGCTTGAGGAGTTTGCCCACGTCCTTTTTCGCCTGCCACAGGGAACCGAAATTCAGGTTGCCATTGGCGGCGTCGTCCATGGCCGGGCCGATGAGGCGGGTCATGCGCCCGAGGAACTGATCCGCCATCCCGGGTGAAAGTCTGGCCGCAGTGTCGTTGATCCACTGCATGGTGTTTCCAATGTCGGCCGGCTGGTTCGCCAGGGCCTGGGAGAGGGGCGCTTCCCTGCTGGCGGCCTCCCGGGTGAAGGCGCGCTTGCTGGCATCGGCGGCGTCCAGAATATTGTTCCCGAGCGTCTCCCGGGCCACGTCGCCACGCGGTGCATTTGGGGCAATGCGCGTGGACAATTCATCCAGGGCATCACCGAGTCCCGTGCGGCCGCGTTCGGCCGCCTTGCCCATGACCCCGGAGGAGCCCCACATGTTGGCCAGGGCATTTTCAAGGAAGTGCGCCGCGCCCGAGTCCGACACCGAGCCCACGCTCGGGGGCGTCTTTCCAAGGGACCGCCAGGCGTCGTAAAGCTCCTGCTTGACCGGGGAGAGCACCCCACCCACCTTGGAAAGGGCCGCTCCGCCAAGATAGCCCAGGCCTGTATCAAGCGCTCCTTGGGTAAGGGCGGCCGAAGCGGGCTTGTAGTCCACCCCCTCCTTGCCCTGGGAGGCCAGATAGCGGTTGAGCAGCGCGTCCGCCAGGTAGTCATACCCTTGGCCAGCGGCGGCAGTCGCGGCAGCGGAGCCGACAGCGCCGACACCCGTAGCCGTTGCCGGGGCCGTGGCGATAGCCGTACCGAGTTGCGCCGCCTCGCGTCCCAGGCTGGCCACGTCGCCCACGTCGAAGCCCTTGGGGTTGTAGACGGTCAGCTTCTTGGAAGTGGGGTCGCGATAGACGAAGTTGTCATCCCCGGCGGCATAGGTCTCGGGGTAGAGCCTGGACATGATGGCCATGCGGCGGGCGGGATCGGATTCCTTGCCCACCACGGCACGGACCAGGGCAGGCGCGCCGGTCCCGGTGTCGAGGTCTTCCCCCAAGGCTTTGCTGAGAAAGGCCGTGTACGGCATGTCCGCGTAGTGATTGCGGTGGAGGCCCTGCAAAAGCTGGTCGTCGGACAGGTCGCTATACTGCGGGTACTGCGCCCGAATATCTTGCATGCTCATGGGGGCTACCTCAGTCCCAAGGGGTCGTTGGCCTGCGGCTGTGAGGGCTGGTTCCAAGCGCCGGGGGCTTGCTGTTGCTGCTGGACCTGCCCACGGCCGGCGTTTTGAAGCGCCGTGCCGAGGAAGGCCCTGAGCCTGGTTAACTTGGACCGAGCAACCAGGGGCGAATCATAGGGGCTCGGCATGTAGATCTTCTCCTGTTCGTCCACCTCTTTCTCGTTCGCCTGTGCGCCGGTCTTCAGGTACAGTCCGTAACCGATGGCCTCCCGAAGCAAGTTCCGCACGTCCACGGCATCGCTGTGCGGGAGGAACATTTTCAAGGCCGTCTTGTTGTCGAAATTCCCATTCGGGAAAAGGCGCTTTTCAGCTTCGTCCACGTAGCCGGTGCTGAGTTGCGCGCCGCTGATTTTGCCCGTTTCCTGCGCCGTCAGAGGCTTTCGGTCCCCCGTCTGGGTCATCACGTAGCCGTTGCCCATGGAGGTCGGGGCTCCCGGGGTTTGTCCCTGCGACTGCTGGATCTGCGGCGGTTGTGTCGGCATCTGCGCCCGGGGCTTGAGCGACGGGAAGCCAAGCTGCGACAAGTCAAGCTGCATGACCGTCTGTGCGCCCGTGGCCGGGTCCGTCGTGACCTTCGGCTGCGTAAGGTAGGTTTCGGAAAGCAGATACTTGCTTTTTTCCTCGTCGGTTGCCGTGCCGGCCTGAATCTTCGGAGCCAAGGCGTATACCGCAGACATGGCTTGCTGTTCCATGCCCTGGCCGCTGAAGGCCGCACCGTTGTCCTTGCCCGGCAGGCCCTCAATCTTGCGATATTGGCCCGTCCGCTTGTCCACCATGAAGGTCCCATCAGACCGTTCCACGATGTCGTATTGGGGCTGCGTCAAGTCGACCATGGTCTTGGCCATGCCGATAATGTTCTTTGCCGCATCGCCGGCTTTCCCGGGAGCGGCGACGAAGGGGGCCACGGCGGTAGCCACGTTGGTCCAATAATTTCCGTTGGGCTGGCCACCACCCATCCCGGGAGCCCTGGGGTTGCCCGATGCGTCGGAAACGACCTGGGGACCATTCTGGGCAAAGACCTGTCCGGCCGGCTGCCCAGGGGAACGGCCAAGCCCGGCGGCGGTGTTGAGCATGTCATCGGTCAAGGCCTTCCCGCTCCCCTCGACGTGCGCCATGGCCCAAGTCAGGCCCTTGGCGGTCTGTGTGTCGTTCAGGTCCAAGGGGTCGTCAGGCCCCCTGCCGAGCATGTTCGACACCAGCGAGATATACAGGGGCGTGTTGTTTTCGTTCGAGGGCGCATATCGAGATACAATGCCGCGAACCGTGTTCAGCCCGTAGGTGTTCTGGTAGCGCCGCAACTGCGAGGTCATGGCGTTCAATCCGGTCTGCATGTCGGGGAACGACTGAAACCCTTCCCCGTTCACGTTGCGCAGGTTGCCGGGGTTGGAATTCCGCTGCCAGATAGGGGCCTGGGAAGAATTGCCCACAGTGCCGGAAGAGGGCGACGCGGGAGGCGTAACGCCCGCATCGGATGTAGGGCCGGGCTGCGGTGTCATGGGATTCGCTGGAGGAGTGGCCACGCCTGGCCCATTCATCAGTCCAGCCCCGCCGGTCGCGCGCCCGATGGCATCCATCAACCCCTTGGTCCAGATTTGATCCTGGTTCTTCTGCTGGATGGCCGCGAGCACGTTCGGGTCCATATAGCCGAAAACAGAGACATCGGGGGTCGCGGGATTTTGCCCCGTAAGAACCCCGTTCAAATAGTTGTTGCCAATCTGCTTCATGCCCCGATCATAATCGGACTGCCAGTCTGCTTTATCCTGCCGGGCCTGCTGGTGCTGCATTTGGTCCATCTGCGCTTGACGCATCTGGTCTTGAAGCGCCATCTGCGCCCACTGCTGATCAATTCTTGCCCATTCCGCAGCCTGTTGCGCGGCCTTATATCTGCGTTCTGCGGCTTTATCCGCTCCATCCATGAGGCCGGCAGCAAACCCGCTTAATCCACCAAGGAAACTCATATCGCGGCCCCCCTAGAAAATGAAGTTGCTGAGTAGACCGCCAATGCCTTTCCACTCATTCATGGTGTTTTTGTAGTCAATCTGGGACCGGTCCTTGGCCATGTTCGCCGTCTGATTCTGCATGTTGTTTTCTTCAGTCGGATTACCCATGTCCCACCACGTCAAGTAATTCTTGAACAGATTCTGGCGCTCCGACTGGTCCCAGGAGATTTGTGGCATATAGAACCCATCCCACCACGCTTTTTGCAAATTGTTGTCGTAAGCGTTGGTGTTCCAATTCCAATTCCCTTCATTTTGCGCCTTCGTCATGTTCCAGTTGTTTTGAGCATTGGCGTTCTGAAGGTTGTAGGAATTAAGCCCGCTCAATTCAGACAACTTTTGCGAGTCCTGCGTTTGGTTGAACTGATTTTGAGCAAGCCCGGATTGCTGCTCCCGGTTGCCCAGGTTGTTCCATTCGCTCATCCGCTGGCCCATGAGATTGCTTCCCAGCCCGGCAAGGTATTGGTTGGACTGCGTCTGGGCCTGCTGGGCCTGCGTGGCAGCATTGGCAGCGTTGGCGGTCAGGGCATCGGAATAGGTCTTCCCGGCCCGATTGTTGGCATCCTGGAGCATCTGGGAGGAGCCATACGTCCCGCGACCGCCGGCAGTCCCCTTGATGGTCTGCATGGCCTGGTCATAGGCGTTCTTGGCCGCAATCTCTCCGGGTTTTTGCAGATTCGCCTGGTACTTGTCCCAGGCCCCGCCCGAAGGCTGGTGGTACATGGACCGGGCCGTGTCCATGGAATAGTTCTTGTCCTGGTACTGGCCTTTGTACTGCTGGTTCGGGTCCGTCCACTGCGACCAGCTTGTCATCTGTTTGTAGTCGCCGGGGTTCGTGTAGGACAGGCCGGAATAGGGGTTGGCCAGCGTAGATGCACGATTGGCGTGGGACACCCAAAACGTGCCGGAATCGGGGAACTCGATTTTCTGGAAGGGGTCAAAGCCGTTGGCCGCCATATTGAACATGGAGCCGATTTGGCCAAACATATTGGACGACATCCTGTCATCTCCTCGGCCGCGTCCTGCGGCCTGTGCGACGGTGCTAAACGGGGCTAGACACGCAAGCCCTCTTGCTCTTCTGCAATGAGCTTATCTAGCCCACCAAAGACGAAAAAGTTTTCGTAGAACGTTTCGGGTCCACCATTTTCCTTGACAATGCTGACCAACTGCTCACGACCACTGAATACATCAGGAAGGCCATTTATCAGTTTGTCAGCATGTTCCAAACAGGCGGACATACTATTTGAATTGCCCTGTTCCAATCGGTCCAAGCGCGTTTTCAGGCTTTTCATGCGGCGACCTCCTGCCAACCGATAACCAGCACCCGGCGGTCGGCGTGTTCGGGATGCGCGACATAGTGACGGGCCTCGGCATCCTCTACGGTTTCCCCAGGTTCGCGCCAAACCATGGCCGGCGCGGAAACGGCAGACTCCAGTTTCACCAGGCGGGATTCAAGATTTCTCATGATGCGCTAGCTCCTTTCGCTTCAAGCGCGGTGATGCGTTTTTCGAGGTCCGACGCCTCAAGCGCCCGGCGGTGTCCCTCAATGAGTGCGGCAACCCCGGCGGCCTCCGAAGGCGTCACGGTTCCATCCGCCACGGCAGCGAGGAGGGACTCGGTCAGGCGGGGCAAGTCGTCGGGAGTAGTCATGGGTGGCAGAGTGAGGCGCACCGGCCTATCTTTCGGGGCGGGACAAATACGTTCCATACACAGTCGCAAAGCCACCATGTCGCCGTCTAAAGCCTTTTCGACGGCCTTACGGGTCAGAGCCTCGGCTTCGCCGTCCAAAAGTTCTTGAATGGCTTTGGTAACCCGGTGCCGGGAACCGGAAGGGCAGCCACGCGGATTACCGCTTTCCCCTGGCCGCCACGCGGTCGAGGGGAGCCTTTTCTGTTTTCCTTGTGACTTATCAGACATTTCAACCCTCGAAGAGGCGGCCACCCCGACCGAGGCAGCCGCCTATCGGTCTAGTTGACGTAGCGGGAACCCATGATGGCGTGGACAGGGTTTTGAGCGACCACCTCCACACCGATTTGCCCGCAGAACGTGTCGAAATCCTCGACCTCGCCCAACGCGGCGGCCAGACGTCGGGCGTTGTAGGTGCGTTTGGCAAGCTGGCGAACATCCCGGTACTGCTCGACAATACGCCGCTTCTCGGTCGTGTTCGCGGCCATGTCCAGGCGGGCGTCGAACTCATCCCGGCGCGCGGCCAGGGCAGCAAGGGCCGCCTTCGCCTCCTCGAATTCGTGAACGCGGCGCTCGTGAAGCTCGTACATCTCGATGGTCTGCCCCACCTCGGCCTCAGCCCGTCGCAAGCCTTCCAGTGCGGCCATGACACGGTGCCGCCGCTCGGAAATCTCGGAATTGGCGTCA is from Solidesulfovibrio sp. and encodes:
- a CDS encoding helix-turn-helix domain-containing protein, producing the protein MMTTQQAAGVLGIRPETVRQQIRAGRIKATKLGRDWFIEPGELERYHREHQQTGLTTRWKEAKAKQTTE
- a CDS encoding DUF5681 domain-containing protein is translated as MSDKSQGKQKRLPSTAWRPGESGNPRGCPSGSRHRVTKAIQELLDGEAEALTRKAVEKALDGDMVALRLCMERICPAPKDRPVRLTLPPMTTPDDLPRLTESLLAAVADGTVTPSEAAGVAALIEGHRRALEASDLEKRITALEAKGASAS